DNA sequence from the bacterium genome:
TCCTCGATGGCGGCGCGCAGGTCAGCGGGCGGCTCCGCCTCGTCGGTCACCTCCCCATCGGCGTCGTAGGTGTCGGTGGCGACGCCGAAGCGGACCCAGGCGCGGTACTCCTTCTCCGTGGCCATCAAGAGGTCCACCAGCCGCGTGGCCCGCCCGAGGCAGATCACCAGCACCCCGGTGGCGATGGGGTCCAGCGAGCCGGTGTGGCCCATCTTCTTCATCCCAAGGGCGCGGCGCAGCTTGCGGATGACGTCGAAGCTGGTCCAGCCCGCCGGCTTGTCGCAGTTGAGCACGCCTGTTAGCTCTTCGGCCACTAATACCTACCCCTCCGGTCCGCCGTCCAGGGCGGAGCGCACCGTCTCGATGACCCAGCGCCGGGCCTCGGCGAGGGTCCCCTCAAATCTGGCCCCGGCGGCACAGGGATGCCCGCCCCCGCCGATGAGCCGGGCCAGCTCGTTCACCGGCACGCCGCCCTTCGACCGCAGGGACAGCTTCACCATCCCGCCCGGGTCCTCACGCAGGAAGGCCCCCACCTCGACCCCCTCGATTCCGCGCGCGTAGTCCACGATGTCTTCGGTGTCCTCCACGACGGCGCCGGTCTGGGAAAGCATCTCCAGCGTGACGCTGATCAGGGCCAGCCGGCCCTCAAGCTCCCGCTCCAGCGTCCGGAGGGCGAGCCCCAGGAGGCGGTATCGCTCGAAGCGGTGGGACTCGTAGATCCGGTGCGCCACCCGGTCCGTTTTCAGGCCCAGCTCGACGAGCTCGGCGACCACCCGCAGACACCGGGCGTCGGTGTTGGGGTAGCGGAATCCGCCGGTATCGGTGTCTATGGCGGCGTATAGCCCCTCGGCGGCGGGTATGTCCACCGGCCAGCCGAGGCGCCCGAGGAGCTCGTACACCAGCACCCCGCTGGCGGCGGCCGTCGGATCCACCACGTTGACCCCGCCGAAGGGGGTGACGTCGGTGTGGTGATCTATGAGGACGACCCTTTCCCTGCGCGCCAGAATCCGGTTGTGCTCCGGACCCAGGCGCCAGGGGTCGCTGCAATCAATCACCACGACCACGTCGGCGGCGTCGAGGAGGCCCGGGTCGCGGGTGAAGAGCTCGGCCCCGACCAGAAAGCGGAAAGCTGCCGGAACGGCGTCGGGGCAGTAGCAGACGGCCTCCGCGCCCCACCCCGAGGCCAGGTGGGCCAGGGCGGCGGTGCTCCCCACCGCGTCGCCGTCGGGGTTGACGTGGGTGACCAGGAAAAGGCGACGGGCCCCCCCTATCAGCACCGCGGCGCCGTCGAAATCTACGGTCGGGCCCTCACTCATCCACCGGCTCCTCGGTGTCGCGGAGCAGGCGGGAAACCCGTTCGCCCCGACGCAGGTTGCTGTCGAAGAGGAAGCGCAGCTCCGGCGTGTTGCGCAGGTTCAACATCTCCGCCAGGCCCCGGCGCAGGTAGCCGGAGGCGCGTTCGAGCGCCCGGACGGCCCGGGCGGCATCCGCCTCGTCGCCGAAAACGTCCAGGTAAACCCTGGCGTGGAGGAGGTCCGTCGAGATCACGACGTCGGTGAGGGTGACCTCCCTGACGCGGGTGTCCCTCATCCCGGCGATGAGGTCGGCGAGGGCGTTCCGGATAAGCCTGCCCACCTGGATCGTTCGTTTCCCCATCCCAACGCCTTCACGGTCGCGCCGCCCTAGGTTCCCGGCGGACGAAGAAGTATAGCACGCCGGACGTGGTCCATCAAGGACGGGCCCGCCGCGCCCCCTCTCCCTTCCAGGGAGAGGCTCGCCTACGGGTTAGGGAGAGGGTCGGGGCTGGGAACGTAAAAGCGGCGGGGAAAGGAATCCCCGCCCTACATTCGAACACACAACGAGTGCGGGTCTCCGTCACACGACGGTGTTCGCCCCCCACAAATCGCCCTTGACTGCGCCCGGCCTTTGGCTTAACATGACGCCGTGATATGAATAATCCCGGGTACGCCATGACCTCACCTCACCAGACGCTCCTCCTCCTCTGTGGCTGTCGGCCGGCGGGTCGGCCGACCGTCCGGTAGCCGCGCCCGCCGCTTTCTTAAATCCATCCCCTTCAGCGAAGGTCAGTCACGGCTACGCCGCCACCCGGACACCGGCGGCGGGCGGCCATAAAAAAACGTTTTTCGCGGAAGACGAGGTGCGCATGGCCACCACCTTAAAACTTTACGACACCTACTCCAGGCAGCTCCTGGAATTCCCGCCCGCCGACAGCCCCGCGCGGGAAAATCCCGGTACGCCCGTCACCTACTACACCTGTGGACCCACGGTCTACAACTACGCCCACATCGGCAACTTCCGCGCCTACATCTTCGAGGACCAGGTGGTACGGACGCTGGAGTATTTCGGGTGGAAGGTCCGCCAGGTGATGAACCTCACCGACGTGGACGACAAGACCATCCTGGGCGCCAACCCCGACCGGGTGGAGGTCCCCGCCGACGAGATGCGGCGGCGCCTGGACGCCTACACCGCGCCCTACATCCAGGCCTTCTTCGAGGACATAGACGCGCTGAACATCAAGCGCGCGGCGGTCTACCCCCGGGCCACCGAGCACGTGGCCGAGATGGTCCGCCTCATCGGCGCCCTGGCCGCCAACGGCTACGCCTACGAGGGGGACGACGGGAGTTGGTACTTCGCCATAAAAAAATTCCCGCGCTACGGCCTCCTCTCCGGGATCGAGCTAGGCGACGTGCGGGTAGGGGCCCGCGTCTCCTCCGACGAGTACGAGAAGGAGGACGCCCGCGACTTCGCCCTGTGGAAGAAGGCCCGTCCCGGCGAGCCGATCTGGGACCCGAAGGAGTACGACCCCGCCTCGCCTTTACCCGTGGGGCGCCCCGGCTGGCACATCGAGTGCTCCGCAATGTCCCAGAAGCATCTCGGCGAGACCCTCGACGTCCACTCGGGCGGGCACGACAACATCTTCCCCCACCACGAGAACGAGATAGCCCAGAGCGAGGGCGCGTCGGGGAAGAAATTCGTCCGCCACTGGCTCCACTGCGGCTACCTGGTCGTGGACGGCGAGAAGATGTCCAAGTCCAAGGGGAACTACTTCACCCTGCGCGACGTGCTGGCGCGGGGCCACAACCCCCTGGCCGTCCGGCTGCTCCTGGAGAGCACCCACTACCGCAAGCCGCTGAACTTCACCTTCGAGGGGCTGGCCGGGGCGGAGACGAACCTGAAGCAGCTCCAAGCCTTCCTGCGCCGCCTGGACCGCGAGGCGGAGGCGGCCGCGGATTCCGCGAAAGGTCGGGGGGAGGCCGGCAAAGCCATCCGCAAGGCCAAGGAGAGCTTCGCCGCGGCGCTGGCCGACGACCTGAACATCTCCGCCGCCCTGGCGGCCGTCTTCGAGATGCTGGGCACGGTCAACCGGATGCTCGACGAGGGTCGGGTCGGCCGGGACGAGATTGACCCGGCCCGGGAGGCGCTCCTCGGCTTCGATACGGTGCTGGGCCTACGACTGGGGCGGGAAACGACGGGGGCGAAGGTTGACGCCGCCTTCGTCGAGGATAGGCTGGCCCGGCGCGCCGAGGCGAAGGGGGCCAGGGACTTCGCCCGGGCCGACGCCATACGGGACGAGCTGGCGGCGCTCGGCGTGGTCGTGGAGGACACCCCCCAGGGGACGAAGTGGCACCTCGCCGAGTAACCGCCGGAAAATAACTCGCGGGGGACGGCGCGCGGCCGTCCCCTTTCTTTACCGCCGGCGGACTCAAGCCCCCGATTTTTCGCCGCGAATAAGGTTTTTCAATCGGTAAACGGATGTTACAATCTTTTCGTTCACCGACAACGTCTCACGGCCACGCCGACGCTCAACGAAACCCAACCGGCGCGGTCGAACCCCCGTCCGCATGACCGACGAAGAGCCCAAGCGCCCGGGCGAAGACAGGCCGGCCCCCGCCGTACCCATCCCGGGGACGGGTCAGGCCGCCTACGAATCCCCCGGGGATTCGAAGCAACCACCCGGCAGGAGAATCATCCGCTCGGCCGGCGTGGTCGGCTTTATGACGCTGCTCTCGCGCATCACGGGCATGGTGCGCGAGATACTCTACGCCTCCATCTTCGGCGCCGGGGCGGTCAACGACGCCTTCCGCATCGCCTACAGCATCCCCTACTTCTTCCGGCGCGTCCTGGGCGAGGGGGCCATGGCGGCCTACTTCCTCCCCACCTTCGTGGACATCCGGGAAAACCAGAGCCCGGAGAAGGCCTGGTACCTGTCCAACAACCTCTTCAACACCCTGGGGCTCCTCACCCTCATCCTGGCCGGGATCGTGGCCGTCTTCACCCCCCAGCTCCTCCGGGTCATCGCGCCGGGTTTCGTCAGTACCGGCAACCTCGAGCTCGCCGTGGACCTGACCCGGACCATGATCCCCTTCACGGTGACCATGACCCTGGCGGCGATTCTGATGGCGATACTGAACGCCTACCAGCGCTTCGCCCTCCCCTCGTCGGGGACCATCATCCTCAACTTCGTCTTCATCGCCGGGCTATACACTCTCGTGCCGCTCTTCGGGAAAGTGCCGGTGGAGCTCATCTACGGGGTCGGGCTGGTGGTCGTGCTCGGCGGATTCTGCCAGCTCGTCGTGCTGGGGGCCGGGGTGCGCCGGCTGGGCGGCCGGTGGAAGCCCATCATTGACCTCAAAGGGCCGGGCCTGAAGAGGGTGTTGAAGCTGATGGTGCCCGCCCTCTTCGGCATGGCGGTCGTCCGGATCAACCTGCTGGTGGACAACGCCCTGGCGAGCCTGTTGGGCGAGGGGATGATCAGCTCGCTGAACTATGCCGAGCGGATACTTCAGTTCCCCATGGGCGTCTTCGGGGTGGCCATCTCCACGGCCATCCTGCCGACCCTCTCCGGTTTCTCCGCCAAGGGGAAGCTCGGGGAGCTGCGGGACACCATGAACTACGCCCTGCGCATGGCGTTGTTCGTGGCGATTCCGGCCTCGATCGGGATAATCATCCTGCGCGAGCCGCTGGTGGCGCTCTTCTTCCAGCGCGGAGCCTTCGACGCCCTGGCCACCCACAACACCTCCTGGGCCCTCCTGTTCTACACGTCCGGGCTCATGGGGTACATCGGCGTGTCGGTCGTGGTGCCGGTTTTCTACGCCCAGAAGGACACGAAGACCCCGGTCATCGTGGGCGCCATCGCCGTGGCGGTGAACATCATCGGCGATCTGTCCCTCATGCACTGGCTGCGTCAGGGCGGCCTGGCGCTGGCCAGCGCCTTTGCCAGCTACGTCAACCTGGGGCTGCTGCTGTTCATCATGCGGCGCCGGGTGGGGCCCATCGGCTTCACGAAGGTGTTCAAGTCGGGGTTGAAACTCCTCGTCGCGGCGGTCGCGATGGGCGCGGTGCTCTGGTTCGGAATGGAGTGGTACGGGTTCACCGCCGAATCGAGCACCTTCCTGGACAAGCTCGCCCTGGGCGGAGGAGGCATAGTCGCCGGCGCGGCCGTCTTCCTCCTCGCCGCCTGGGCGATGCGTTCCGCGGAGCTCGCGGACCTCAAGGTGATCCTCCTCGGCATGCTCCGGCGAAGGTTCCCGCCGAAGGGGCCGGAAAGCGGATAGTCGCTGATTCACGACCCCGGACCGATCCGCCCTTGCCGGGCACCCCAGTCCGGGGTGGTATAATGCGCGGGTAACGTGAGCCCTTCGAGCCCGATGGATTCCACCTACAAACTACTCAACCGGATTGACGACCCGTCCGATCTCCGGCGGCTCAACCTCTTCGAGCTCGCGGAGCTGGCCGAGGAGCTGCGCCGCTACATCATCGAGACGGTGAGCGAGACCGGCGGTCACCTGGCCCCCAGCCTGGGCGCCGTCGAGCTCACCATCGCCCTCCACTACACGCTCGACACGCCCGCCGACAAGCTCGTGTGGGACGTGGGCCACCAGGCTTACACCCACAAGGTACTCACCGGCCGGCGGGACCTCCTCCCCACCCTGCGCCAGTACGGCGGCATATCGGGCTTCCCCAAACCCTCGGAGTCGCCCTACGACACCTACGCCGTGGGGCACGCCTCGACGGCCATCTCCGCCGCGTTGGGGATGGCCCTGACCCGCGAGCACAACGGGGGAAAGCACCGCGTGTGCGCCGTGGTCGGTGACGGCTCCCTGTCCGGCGGCATGGCCTTCGAGGCCCTCAACCACGCCGGGCGCTGCAAGATACCCTTCCTCGTCGTCCTCAACGACAACAAGATGAGCATCTCCAAGAGCGTGGGGGCTCTGTCGAACTACCTCAACCGGATGATCACCACCCGGAGCTTCCTCTCGCTGCGCAAGCAGGTCCAGGAGATAGTCAAGAAGATACCCGGCATCGGGATGGGCATCTTCTCCCTGGCGCGCAAGATCGAGGAGGGGCTGAAGAACATGGTCACGCCGGGGATGCTCTTCGAGGAGATGGGATTTCTGTACTTCGGTCCCATAGACGGCCACGACCTGCCCAAGCTCGTAGGCGTCCTGAAAACGGTGCGCGACCTGTCCCAGCCGGTCCTCCTCCACGTGATCACGGTCAAGGGCAAGGGCTACGAGCCGGCGGAGAACGACGCCACCAAGTTCCACGGCCTGGGGAAATTCGACGCCGCCACCGGCGTGTGCCACGTGAGCGGACCGACGCCCACGTACACGGAGATTTTCGGCTGCACCGTCACCGAGCTGGCGGCCAAGGATCCGAACGTGGTGGGCATCACCGCCGCCATGCCCGACGGGACCGGCCTCGACATCCTGGCCGACGCCCTGCCGGACCAGTTCATAGACGTGGGCATCGCCGAGCAGCACGCGGTGAGCCTGGCCGGGGGGCTGGCCATCTCGGGGATGAAGCCCGTGGTGGCCATCTACTCCACCTTCCTCCAGCGGGCCTACGACCAGATGGTGACGGACGTCTGCCTGATGGGACTGCCGGTGCTGTTCGCGGTGGACCGGGGCGGTCTGGTGGGCGCCGACGGCCCGACCCACCACGGATGCTTCGACCTGACCTACCTGCGCAGCGCGCCGAACATGACCGTCTGCGCCCCGGCCGACGAGGACGAGCTGCGCCACCTCCTCTACACCGGGTACAAACACCCGGGCCCCTTCGCCGTGCGCTACCCTCGGGGGAAAGGCACCGGGGTGGACCGAACGCAGCCGCTGCACGAGATTCCCATCGGGAAGGGCGAGCTCCGCCGGGCGGGGGCCGAGGCCGTGGTCGTGGCCCTGGGCTCCACCGTGATTCCGGCGGTGGAGGCGGCGGAGGCGCTGGCGGAGGGGGGCCGCAGCGTCGCGGTGATCAACGCCCGGTGGCTCAAGCCGCTGGACGCGGACCTGATCGTGGAATGGGCGGAGAAAACCGGCCGCGTCCTCACCGTGGAGGAGGGCACCCTCGAGGGCGGCTTCGGCTCGGCCGTACTGGAGCTTCTGGCGGACCGCGGCCTCCTGGATTCGGGGAAAATAAAACTGAGACGGCTGGGCATCCCCGACCGCTTCGTCACCCACGGCACCCAGGAGGAACTGCGAGCCGAGCTTGGCCTGGACGCCCCGGGGATAGTGCGCGCCGTGGAATCCCTTCTGGTCGAATAGCCCTCATACACCCGGTCAGAGCCGAACCGTCCGGCTCGCTGAAATCATTACCGGGGCGCCGCCACGTCCTCCCATTTGAAGCCCGACTCCGGTTGGGCTATAATTTACCGATACGACACACCCCCGGGGAGCATGAGTGAAAAAGAGCTGGATTCTCCTGATGACCCTGGCCGCCATCTGCCTGGCCGACGCCGGGGTGCTGGACTACGTCGAGCCCATCCTCGGCACGCCCGTCGTGGCGACGAGCATGGGCTACGTGACCGGTGTTCTTGCGGAGCGTGGCTGGACCCAGATCGAGGCTGACGAGGAACGGGTGACGGCCGATTATGTGGGTGACGGCCGCGACGAGCGCCTGACCTTCACCTTCAGCCCGACCGCTTCGACGCCGAGTGAAATCCACCAGGACATCCTCGAGGTGGAGTACACCCGGGTTCCCTGGCTCGAAATCGAGGGCGCCGTCGAGGGAGTGAGGGTGGAGTTCGACCGGCTAATCGTCGCCTTCGATTACCTCATCGGACCGGGGATAACGGAAAAGAACGAGGATAAGTGGAGCCACACCTGGGCCGACCGGGACGCGAGCCGGATAGAGCTCATCCTGGCGCCGATGTGGGACACCCGGCTGACCGTCTCCGTCAACCTCGTCCCGCTCCGGGAACCGGAGGGTGACTGACGCGTAGTGGGAACCGCACGCCGCCGGACCACCGTATCACGGCCGGAGGGGCGCGCCGATCCCGGTAGAAAATCGCCTCCACCCCTGGACCGGCTGCGACCCGAGCCCGCATCGCGCGGTTTTACCGAGGACCCGAAAAACGCCGCGCCACTCAGGGCGATGCTCTACGACAGGGGGAGCTTGTTTCATTAACCGCAGTCATGCCGTGAGGAGTGAACCATGAAGAGCTTCGCATTGATAATCCTGGCCTTCACCGCTACTCTGGCCGCCAACGTCGTGCCGGTGGACCCCTTCCTCGAAGAAATCCCCTTCGGGGCCGACGCCGAAGCGGTGTCGGCGGCCATGAGTGACGCGGGGTATACCGCGACGGGCACGGGGACCTTCGGGCCGGAGTCGTCCAGCGATCTGATAACCGGCGTCCGGGGGGACGAGCGCCTGGAGTACCGTTTCAGCGGGGGCTCGCAGACTTTCGCCCGGTATTCTGTCGAGAAGGCTTCTTCGGTTGCGCTCAACGACAAGCTCGACGAGTGGAGCGAGCGCCTGCAAGAGGTCTGGGGCAATCCGGCCGCGGTGAGTGTGGACGGGTCGAAGCTCTGGATCGTCCCCGGCATGTACACCATCGCGCTGCACATAGAGGGCGCCGGCCTCCTCGTCACCGTCACCTGGGACTGAGTCGGGGGTCGGCTCGGACCGCGTCAACCCCGGTGCATCTTCGAGGCCGTAACCAACCGGGGAGACGAACCCCTCACTTAAATGAGATATCGTGAAGGAAGGGAGCGACGGCATGAGGTTTTTTCCAATAATTATTCTCACCCTTCTCCAATCGGTGACAGCCATGTCATCAACCGCGCCCGAAGGGGCAACCGCGGACCGGGAGCCGATCCTCGGTATCAACCCCTACGACAGCTCGTACGACGAGGTGTCGCGGGCCATAGACTCCCAGGGGTGGCTCATCGCCGCGACACTTTTGGAGGAGCCCGCCGCCTTCCGCCACTCCGAGCTCGGCGACGAGCAGGTCACGGTGTATCTCTCCAACTACGAAGCGGGCCGGGTGCTCCACCTGTCCTACGGTCTCACGGCGAAGGACGGCTCCGACGAGACCCTCGCCCACCTCGAGGCCGAGTACCGGCGTCTCTGCGAAGGGTTTGAGGCGCTTCTCGGACCGGGGCTCAAGAGCGGCACGGGGCCCGTCATCGGGTGCTACTGGACCGGAGGGGCCACCGACAGCTACGTGGAGTACCACCCGCCCGGGGAGGACGGCCCGCAGTTGTCGGTCGAGATATTCTTCGATTGACCGCCGCCGGCGCCCGCCGGACGAAGGAGCGACAGGGGGGCATCGCCCTTGACCCGGTCGGGGCGCGCGACTATCATCCCAACGCAGCCCACATCGAACCACAACATCAGAAGGTGGAACCATGCGCATCGGTTGGATGATCTTCCTTCCACTCTGTCTGGCCACCGTTGCAATGGCCGCAGAAACGCAGACACTGCCCGATCCCTTCCTCGACGGCCTTTCCATCGGGGACACCTCTCTCCAGATCGAAGCCACACTGAAGGCAAACGGCTGGGAGACGAGCAACGAGTGGTACAACGTCGAAACCGACCCGGTTTTCCGCGTCCGAGGCGAGTCGGGCAACCGGAAGCTGATCTACGATTACGACGTTTACGGCCGGCTCATCTTCCTGACCTATCTCGAGCAGTGGCCCTCCATCGCGGAGTGCAAAAAGGCGTTCTCGATCTGGCGTGAGTGGTTGCAGATGTACTACGGCGAACCGATCGAGGTAAACGAGCACGACACGCACTGGTCCAATTCGGGTTACGAGATAAAAATTTACGACAAGACTTTCATCGCCAGCGAGAGCACGACACCCACCACAATGGTCAACATCTACCCACTCAGGGTGCCCTGAACCGGCGCCGACCGCTGGAAAGAAGCGCTACGCCCGATTAACCAATCCGAGGGGAATACCACAGGTAGCCGGCCCGGTGGAGGGATCGGCGGTGGAAGGTTAAACTTACCTAAACAAAGGGGGTGACAGGTGAACAGGCTCCTGTTGCTGATCGCGGTCTTTTCCGTTCTCGCTTCGGCGAGCCGCGCCGGGGAGGAGACGCCCGTATATCCTCTGTGCCTCGACCTGTCCATTGAAACCACCTCGGAAGGGGCGGCCTCTCTGCTTCGGGAAGATGGCTGGGAAGTGTCAACCGCCGAGAACAACCTATCCCTCGACGCCTCGCGGGACGGGGCGACTCTCACGCTGGGCTGGCTCGACGAGACCTACCTGAGGGACGTGACCTACACCGAGCCCTGGGACGATGCCTGGAAATGCAAAGACCGTTTAGCCGAGTGGGTGGAATGGTTCAGGCTTTTGAACGGGAAACCCATGGTGGACACGGAGACGTTCCACTACTGGAACATCCCCGGCATGGAGGTGTGGTTCGAAATCACCGAAGCCGGGGGTGGCGCGGCCACCCTGACCTGCAGCATCACATTCCTTTAGACGGTAACCCATGCGCTACCTGACGGTGCTTCTCGGCCTTCTGCAGACCGCCGCGGTCCTCGGCTACTCCGACCCCTTCCTGCCGGGACTTCCCCTCGGCGCCGATTCAACGGCCGTCTTCGCGGCCCTGGAGGACGCGGGCTGGACGGTCGAGGACCACTTCGACAACGCCGACGAGCTCTTCATCATCGAAGGGACTCAGGACGGGCGGCTGCTGCGGTACGCCTACGATTATTCGGAGCGCCTGGCGGAAGTCGTCTACGCCGAGGCGCACCCCCCCGACGAGACGCGCACCGACGCCTACGGGGCCTGGCTCGACGTTTTAAAAAAGACCTTCGGCGAGCCGGAGGTCGTGGATTCCTTCCACCACTGGGAGACCGGCGGCTGGTCGGTGGACATCGCGGCGGATGACTTCGATTTCGGCGACGGCTACCCGGCCCCCGTCGTCCTGATTACGATAACAAAGCTCCCCTAGGCCGCGCCCTCCCGTTCCCGCACCAGGCTCAACAGCGACGGCATCGGCTCGAAGCCGAGCTTTTTATTTATGGCCAGCATGGCGGCGTTCTCCCGGGCGTTGCCGGTCACCAGCGCCGGCACGCCCCGCTTTTCGTAGAGTTCCATCGCCGCGTACTTGAGCGCCGTGGCGATGCCCCGCCCGCGATACTCCGGCACCGTGCCCGTGATGAGCGGCATGGCCGGCGCGTCCGGGCCGCCGGGGAGCATCAGCCCCGTCACGCCTACGAATTCCTCACCGTCCAGGGCCACGACGTAGGTGTCGGTGTCCATCGGGGGACCGGCGAACGCTTTTTTCCACTCCTCGAAGTCCTGCTTGCGGTAGGGCACGGCGTGGGGCACGTCGGCCTCCGAGTCCTCGAAGATGCGCCACAGCCGCCGTTCCTTATCATTGTCGTTGATTTCGGCGTAGAGCCGGATTACAATTCCCTGTAGTTCGACGCGCCGCAGACGCTCGGAGTAATCCTCCGGCCTTTTATACCGGGCGAGCTCCAGTCGGAGGAAGAGGTCCTCGTGGGCGACCGCGAAACCGCGCCGCCCGAGCATCGCCAGCGCCGCCTCCCGGTCCGCCCACGTCTGCGCCATGAGCTTTTTCCAGGCGAGAAACGCGAGTTGGCTTTCCAGCAGGTTCCACAGCGTGCGGCCGTGGCCCCGGCCCCGGTAATCCGGGTGGACGAAACAGCCGACCCGGAACGTCCCCGGCTCGGCGAAGAAGCCGCCGGAGATGGAGACGGAGGCCATGAGGCGGCCGTCCTGTTCGCCGATGAAGCGCATCAGGAGCCGTTCCGGGGGTATGTTATCCTCACCGTGTCGGGCGTTGGAAAGCGACGCGGGGAGGGGGTTCTCCAGGTTGGAGAGCTCCACCAGCGCGGCCAGGTCGTCGTCCTGATACCGGCGGATGCGCATCTTGATACTACACTAATCTTTCTTTGAACAAGCAGACAATAGAATACCACTTGACAAATAAATTGAGAAGCAGGAAGTAATAAACGAAAAGCAAAGGACATGGACATAATATTCAACAGCATAGCAATTGGTTTAAGTCTTATAGCGATATTTATAGCTGTATCTGTTTATTCCAGTACAAAACGCAGTACATTTTTTATCTATTTGGCAAAGGAATATAGAGAACTTACAAAAGATTTATACAGTCGATATTCTGAAATTTATAATCTTATTGAACAATATGAAAGACAACTGGATACTGGTGGTGAAATAGAAATTCGAATAAAAAGGAATGAATCCATAAACAACGTCGTATCATTTATTGAAGATAAAGAATTTCAATACAGACG
Encoded proteins:
- a CDS encoding bifunctional oligoribonuclease/PAP phosphatase NrnA, which codes for MSEGPTVDFDGAAVLIGGARRLFLVTHVNPDGDAVGSTAALAHLASGWGAEAVCYCPDAVPAAFRFLVGAELFTRDPGLLDAADVVVVIDCSDPWRLGPEHNRILARRERVVLIDHHTDVTPFGGVNVVDPTAAASGVLVYELLGRLGWPVDIPAAEGLYAAIDTDTGGFRYPNTDARCLRVVAELVELGLKTDRVAHRIYESHRFERYRLLGLALRTLERELEGRLALISVTLEMLSQTGAVVEDTEDIVDYARGIEGVEVGAFLREDPGGMVKLSLRSKGGVPVNELARLIGGGGHPCAAGARFEGTLAEARRWVIETVRSALDGGPEG
- the rbfA gene encoding 30S ribosome-binding factor RbfA, whose product is MGKRTIQVGRLIRNALADLIAGMRDTRVREVTLTDVVISTDLLHARVYLDVFGDEADAARAVRALERASGYLRRGLAEMLNLRNTPELRFLFDSNLRRGERVSRLLRDTEEPVDE
- the cysS gene encoding cysteine--tRNA ligase translates to MATTLKLYDTYSRQLLEFPPADSPARENPGTPVTYYTCGPTVYNYAHIGNFRAYIFEDQVVRTLEYFGWKVRQVMNLTDVDDKTILGANPDRVEVPADEMRRRLDAYTAPYIQAFFEDIDALNIKRAAVYPRATEHVAEMVRLIGALAANGYAYEGDDGSWYFAIKKFPRYGLLSGIELGDVRVGARVSSDEYEKEDARDFALWKKARPGEPIWDPKEYDPASPLPVGRPGWHIECSAMSQKHLGETLDVHSGGHDNIFPHHENEIAQSEGASGKKFVRHWLHCGYLVVDGEKMSKSKGNYFTLRDVLARGHNPLAVRLLLESTHYRKPLNFTFEGLAGAETNLKQLQAFLRRLDREAEAAADSAKGRGEAGKAIRKAKESFAAALADDLNISAALAAVFEMLGTVNRMLDEGRVGRDEIDPAREALLGFDTVLGLRLGRETTGAKVDAAFVEDRLARRAEAKGARDFARADAIRDELAALGVVVEDTPQGTKWHLAE
- the murJ gene encoding murein biosynthesis integral membrane protein MurJ, with amino-acid sequence MTDEEPKRPGEDRPAPAVPIPGTGQAAYESPGDSKQPPGRRIIRSAGVVGFMTLLSRITGMVREILYASIFGAGAVNDAFRIAYSIPYFFRRVLGEGAMAAYFLPTFVDIRENQSPEKAWYLSNNLFNTLGLLTLILAGIVAVFTPQLLRVIAPGFVSTGNLELAVDLTRTMIPFTVTMTLAAILMAILNAYQRFALPSSGTIILNFVFIAGLYTLVPLFGKVPVELIYGVGLVVVLGGFCQLVVLGAGVRRLGGRWKPIIDLKGPGLKRVLKLMVPALFGMAVVRINLLVDNALASLLGEGMISSLNYAERILQFPMGVFGVAISTAILPTLSGFSAKGKLGELRDTMNYALRMALFVAIPASIGIIILREPLVALFFQRGAFDALATHNTSWALLFYTSGLMGYIGVSVVVPVFYAQKDTKTPVIVGAIAVAVNIIGDLSLMHWLRQGGLALASAFASYVNLGLLLFIMRRRVGPIGFTKVFKSGLKLLVAAVAMGAVLWFGMEWYGFTAESSTFLDKLALGGGGIVAGAAVFLLAAWAMRSAELADLKVILLGMLRRRFPPKGPESG
- the dxs gene encoding 1-deoxy-D-xylulose-5-phosphate synthase, translated to MDSTYKLLNRIDDPSDLRRLNLFELAELAEELRRYIIETVSETGGHLAPSLGAVELTIALHYTLDTPADKLVWDVGHQAYTHKVLTGRRDLLPTLRQYGGISGFPKPSESPYDTYAVGHASTAISAALGMALTREHNGGKHRVCAVVGDGSLSGGMAFEALNHAGRCKIPFLVVLNDNKMSISKSVGALSNYLNRMITTRSFLSLRKQVQEIVKKIPGIGMGIFSLARKIEEGLKNMVTPGMLFEEMGFLYFGPIDGHDLPKLVGVLKTVRDLSQPVLLHVITVKGKGYEPAENDATKFHGLGKFDAATGVCHVSGPTPTYTEIFGCTVTELAAKDPNVVGITAAMPDGTGLDILADALPDQFIDVGIAEQHAVSLAGGLAISGMKPVVAIYSTFLQRAYDQMVTDVCLMGLPVLFAVDRGGLVGADGPTHHGCFDLTYLRSAPNMTVCAPADEDELRHLLYTGYKHPGPFAVRYPRGKGTGVDRTQPLHEIPIGKGELRRAGAEAVVVALGSTVIPAVEAAEALAEGGRSVAVINARWLKPLDADLIVEWAEKTGRVLTVEEGTLEGGFGSAVLELLADRGLLDSGKIKLRRLGIPDRFVTHGTQEELRAELGLDAPGIVRAVESLLVE
- a CDS encoding GNAT family N-acetyltransferase, which codes for MRIRRYQDDDLAALVELSNLENPLPASLSNARHGEDNIPPERLLMRFIGEQDGRLMASVSISGGFFAEPGTFRVGCFVHPDYRGRGHGRTLWNLLESQLAFLAWKKLMAQTWADREAALAMLGRRGFAVAHEDLFLRLELARYKRPEDYSERLRRVELQGIVIRLYAEINDNDKERRLWRIFEDSEADVPHAVPYRKQDFEEWKKAFAGPPMDTDTYVVALDGEEFVGVTGLMLPGGPDAPAMPLITGTVPEYRGRGIATALKYAAMELYEKRGVPALVTGNARENAAMLAINKKLGFEPMPSLLSLVREREGAA